A genomic region of Rhizomicrobium sp. contains the following coding sequences:
- a CDS encoding TetR family transcriptional regulator, translating to MDSTNPVAQPVRTRAYHHGDLRNALLDAARKILEEESLAQLSLRAVARRAGVSHAAPYRHFPNHESLLVELAIEGFVELRGDLQAAGSSTGAESDRIAKIGAAYMRFVVRRPELTSLMFGPQLPNRDAFPELGTAADAIGAEIGAALHDSALGLAVWAAVHGLAMLILRNVIDLGQRKSGLDVLPSRAEIILRSLFSTRRD from the coding sequence ATGGACAGCACAAATCCGGTCGCGCAGCCCGTGCGCACGCGGGCCTATCATCACGGTGATCTGCGCAACGCGCTTCTCGACGCGGCGCGGAAGATTCTCGAAGAAGAGTCCTTGGCGCAGCTCAGCCTGCGGGCCGTCGCGCGCCGCGCCGGCGTAAGCCATGCCGCTCCCTATCGTCATTTCCCCAATCATGAATCGCTCCTAGTCGAGCTCGCCATCGAAGGCTTCGTCGAGCTGCGCGGCGATCTGCAGGCGGCCGGCAGTTCGACCGGCGCCGAATCCGACCGCATCGCCAAGATCGGCGCGGCCTATATGCGCTTCGTGGTCCGCCGGCCCGAATTGACCAGCCTGATGTTTGGGCCGCAGCTTCCCAACCGCGACGCCTTTCCCGAGCTCGGTACCGCCGCCGACGCCATCGGCGCCGAAATCGGCGCGGCGCTGCACGATTCCGCGCTCGGACTTGCGGTCTGGGCCGCCGTGCACGGCCTGGCGATGCTAATCCTGCGAAACGTCATCGATCTGGGTCAGCGCAAATCCGGACTGGATGTGCTGCCGTCGCGCGCGGAAATCATCCTGCGCAGCCTGTTTTCGACCCGGCGGGATTGA
- a CDS encoding NAD(P)-dependent oxidoreductase: protein MRIAFLGLGVMGYPMAGHLKRAGHDLTVFNRTAAKAERWVEEFGGVSAPTPAEAAANADVVLACVGRDADVREVATGRHGAFITMKRDAVFIDHTTASAGLARELAEEALRRGMYFLDAPVSGGEQGAKNGQLTIMCGGSAAAYAKGELVMAAYARQCRLMGEAGAGQLTKMVNQICIAGLVQALSEGLSFARAAGLDPLAVVEVISKGAAQSWQMENRHATMLLGQFRHGFAVEWMRKDLAICLDEARRNGTTLPVTSLVDQFYAEVEAMGGKRWDTSSLFARQEAQWKKD, encoded by the coding sequence ATGCGCATCGCTTTCCTCGGTCTCGGCGTGATGGGCTACCCGATGGCGGGTCATCTCAAGCGCGCCGGCCACGATCTGACCGTCTTCAACCGCACCGCCGCCAAGGCCGAGCGCTGGGTCGAGGAGTTCGGCGGCGTCTCGGCGCCGACGCCGGCCGAGGCCGCGGCGAACGCCGATGTCGTGCTGGCCTGCGTCGGCCGCGACGCGGATGTCCGCGAAGTCGCCACCGGCCGGCACGGCGCCTTCATCACCATGAAGCGCGACGCGGTCTTCATCGACCACACCACCGCCTCCGCCGGTCTGGCGCGCGAGCTCGCGGAAGAAGCGCTGCGGCGCGGCATGTATTTTCTCGACGCGCCGGTCTCCGGCGGAGAGCAGGGCGCCAAGAACGGACAGTTGACGATCATGTGCGGCGGATCGGCCGCGGCCTATGCCAAGGGCGAGCTGGTAATGGCCGCCTATGCGCGGCAATGCCGCCTGATGGGCGAAGCCGGCGCGGGACAATTGACCAAGATGGTCAACCAGATCTGCATCGCGGGCCTGGTGCAGGCGCTGTCCGAAGGACTGAGTTTCGCGCGCGCCGCGGGCCTCGATCCCCTCGCCGTTGTCGAGGTCATTTCGAAAGGCGCGGCGCAGTCCTGGCAGATGGAAAATCGCCACGCGACCATGCTCTTGGGACAGTTTCGACATGGTTTCGCCGTAGAGTGGATGCGAAAAGACCTTGCGATCTGCCTGGACGAGGCGCGCCGGAACGGAACGACGCTTCCTGTTACATCCCTGGTGGATCAGTTTTACGCGGAGGTTGAGGCGATGGGCGGCAAGCGCTGGGACACGTCCAGCCTCTTCGCGAGACAGGAAGCACAGTGGAAGAAGGATTGA
- a CDS encoding DHA2 family efflux MFS transporter permease subunit yields MSAHAATIHTADSYENKVELWIVLAASMAGTLMQALDSTIANVALPYMQGELSASRDQITWVLTSYIVAAAIMTAPVGWIASRFGKRNFLLVSLAGFTITSMMCGAAQSLEQMVLFRLLQGCFGAALSPLSQAVMLDLFPPHKRGNIMAIWGMGVMLGPILGPTLGGYLTEAYSWRWVFYVNVPFGVAAVTGIWLFFKDSPHDQGLRFDWFGFGALAVGLASLQLVLDRGTDQGWFGSGEIILEALIAGIGIYLFLAHMLTASKPFIPPGIFADRNFLFGLVLMFALGAVLLASSALLPPFLQNLAGYSVYQTGMLMAPRGFGTMFAMMFAGRVALRVDPRLLMTIGAGMLSWSMWDMAGWTPQIDDWTLIWVTFIQGLGMGLVFVPMNLTAFATLGAQYRTDGTALTNLMRNVGSAIGVSVTTSVLGDSVQAAHAAMGQYASTFNRALGVNGPSLMMSPQIPFGLANLNNMIEYRAQVFGFQNDFLFMFYVSLPTILIIWLMKRPTFQSGAPQPAAEVME; encoded by the coding sequence ATGTCGGCGCATGCAGCGACCATCCATACCGCCGACTCCTACGAGAACAAGGTAGAGCTGTGGATCGTGCTGGCCGCCTCGATGGCCGGCACGCTGATGCAGGCCCTCGACTCGACGATCGCCAATGTCGCGCTGCCCTATATGCAGGGCGAATTGTCGGCGTCGCGCGACCAGATCACCTGGGTGCTGACCTCCTACATCGTCGCGGCCGCGATCATGACCGCGCCGGTCGGCTGGATCGCCTCGCGCTTCGGCAAGCGCAACTTCCTCCTGGTCTCGCTGGCCGGATTCACCATCACCTCGATGATGTGCGGCGCGGCGCAGTCGCTCGAACAGATGGTCCTGTTCCGCCTGCTGCAGGGATGCTTCGGCGCGGCGCTGTCGCCGCTCAGCCAGGCGGTGATGCTCGATCTGTTTCCGCCGCACAAGCGCGGCAACATCATGGCGATCTGGGGCATGGGCGTGATGCTCGGCCCGATCCTGGGCCCGACGCTCGGCGGTTATCTGACCGAGGCCTATAGCTGGCGCTGGGTGTTCTACGTCAACGTGCCGTTCGGCGTCGCCGCCGTCACCGGCATCTGGCTGTTCTTCAAGGACAGTCCCCACGATCAGGGTTTGCGCTTCGACTGGTTCGGTTTCGGCGCGCTCGCCGTGGGGCTGGCTTCCCTCCAGCTCGTGCTGGATCGCGGCACCGACCAGGGCTGGTTCGGCTCGGGCGAGATCATCCTGGAGGCGCTGATCGCCGGCATCGGCATCTATCTCTTCCTCGCGCACATGCTGACGGCCTCCAAGCCGTTCATCCCGCCGGGAATATTCGCCGACCGCAACTTCCTGTTCGGCCTTGTGCTGATGTTCGCGCTCGGCGCCGTCTTGCTCGCGAGTTCGGCGTTGCTGCCGCCGTTCCTGCAAAATCTCGCCGGCTACAGCGTCTACCAGACCGGCATGCTGATGGCGCCGCGCGGCTTCGGCACGATGTTCGCCATGATGTTCGCCGGCCGCGTCGCGCTGCGCGTCGATCCACGTCTTCTCATGACGATCGGCGCCGGCATGCTGTCCTGGTCGATGTGGGACATGGCCGGCTGGACGCCGCAGATCGACGATTGGACGCTGATCTGGGTGACGTTCATCCAGGGTCTCGGCATGGGCCTGGTCTTCGTGCCGATGAATCTCACCGCCTTCGCGACGCTCGGGGCGCAGTACCGCACCGACGGCACGGCGCTGACCAATCTGATGCGCAATGTCGGCAGCGCCATCGGCGTCAGCGTGACGACCTCGGTGCTGGGAGACAGCGTCCAGGCCGCGCATGCGGCGATGGGCCAATACGCCTCGACATTCAATCGCGCGCTGGGCGTCAACGGTCCGTCGCTGATGATGAGCCCGCAGATCCCGTTCGGGCTTGCCAACCTGAACAACATGATCGAATACCGGGCGCAGGTGTTCGGCTTCCAGAACGATTTCCTGTTCATGTTCTATGTCAGCCTGCCGACCATTCTGATCATCTGGCTGATGAAGCGTCCGACGTTCCAGTCGGGCGCGCCACAGCCCGCCGCGGAGGTCATGGAATAA